One Candidatus Eremiobacterota bacterium genomic region harbors:
- a CDS encoding HD domain-containing protein, translating to KSDNNALSQFLNKTSTNEGLASPLIKNFTKSDNDALSQFLNRTGGSEALSKSVVKSFTAANEQPFEKLLEKLGSQEKLASSFARNLTKSGNEAVKDLQASHRESLPAAQAPFTAPSAPDIRSHEHQPRQNEPEKSWKSDIPGEKTRGDLQSPEIPKADAGKGQPSAQKSQGKADKPTSGHFEGSRVSPAPVETESSRPHAAMDEKAPKAASSGSTSQEKPQSFTQGRESQQRVFHESHEAPIQREQLPREARTAMRETAQPASGQAPRLDAPFAAERPGTSKPGASEQGSSSHGSSYQGGSSSSEHEAQSAPAPAQGGLMAPLPGSVQQETLKNAPAQESRPQPRFGQQEPQSGGSQAAPFDGDEDQSFTRSAAGTLREEKAPQEKGVIIGTKTGDKPEEVNKDSSASDDQDQSQEQRSGGKRQEREQQEKNQRKGRQDDESAEEDAGLQENTEEEVSSTWIATIDRQPVPPVPPPVTQERAQTIAAAAAMGTELVSRDGILEDREKKQKETQVIPQRLNVAGIMKDTLSSIAGFMATGSIMPTGWFGHMEGHTSQGAEGHGSHGQDAVPAAHSPGHKSFTGMVSSFADWLTSQAAAGVQGVSEKYTESILKAFEPLNKIPEIKELLDEINDRKSIDTATAAKLLNKFVELSRTEEGRELLHGFMKQIGSDPALATALLMTMAAAAQTPEGKELLKAMQSRIGKSHHLSRALLKIAATAMKTPEGRAIVEAYLMSILKDEKLVARHLEILGKAGNSREFQEYMRSITHHHNLSNLEMHTRIHGLNTPDGRDALREFYKNISQDPDSAASEMWLRATVAQTQEGLSLLTEYNFGVSSYPDIAAHDISMRTVAMTTTEGIAAVTLYNTFMASSPQAASSELSLREAASVTPQGMEALMRYESLLGSNSELAASEEMLLNASVQCGETQADMAAEDLAALLEKLQEKTLTREELEKLAELLMRELPRDQQELLLKLLAAPFGEKQAKLLAGLLGGKLNAIQRQSLAGLISGELDGPERKLLALLLASFSTESHGDLLQKILKGGLSQDQRKFLTALLESNLPKAQLDMLLGLLSSNIPHDQKMFIISLLSKPLNNEQRVLLLSVLKANLPFEARQALIFLLMRNTSPEEQKIIMRLLTETLGTGEKQALLTLLTRDMTARQRNLIKALFSGSLTHSQKETIIALLARSSHSAERPAFLKLLAINATDQEKLLIKDLLATAPAPGKADPAAQLLATKLRGEQKALLGSLATLREKDLPAVKRALTIDPASGKAAFIAALHGSKLGDTDKKHMIQLIAAPLQGAEKELFSAALASPLGFQQCSSALLKANITGEQKEQLISTIRKSAMKTGAEPGLIEAREIKAPETTAPAFGKSAGVPAAGRTVEAGSKAAQTAKIAEADHYREIRRTMMPREGSAGVLSGGKDISHGSPAREQARSERRISEAEHDEAKQNVEVYQRDPREMGQTQGGALRTERDLSAERRAAGAREGNESYSQSERSVYGRTYLDDSDLLKSFKLSSRAYHFVNYIFEDILKRKLGASEFNSDYFMQYLCLLMRTSGEFTFAHSLRTQTIALNIAKYANITDKKTLEQIRLGSVLCNIGELDLHFQDAPEEKMGQIKQFLSDQDFLLAGVLHDIGKIKIPDEILYKPGALTDEEFKTMKMHPIYSEMLLYPVYPLRHLCPVVRGHHEKWDGKGYPDGISGERIPLAARIIAIADVFDALISDRPYKKGMPWEKAKKIMSEGRGTHFDPLLLDGFMEYITPFYEKV from the coding sequence CCAAGAGCGACAATAATGCCCTCTCGCAGTTCCTGAACAAGACTTCGACCAATGAGGGACTCGCATCGCCTCTCATCAAGAATTTTACCAAGAGCGACAATGATGCCCTCTCGCAGTTCCTGAACAGAACAGGCGGCAGTGAGGCGCTTTCGAAATCGGTGGTGAAATCCTTTACCGCGGCAAATGAGCAGCCCTTTGAAAAACTCCTTGAAAAGCTGGGCTCCCAGGAAAAACTGGCTTCATCTTTCGCCAGGAATCTCACGAAGAGCGGTAATGAAGCGGTAAAAGATCTCCAGGCTTCTCACAGGGAATCACTTCCTGCAGCCCAAGCTCCCTTCACCGCACCTTCTGCACCCGACATCAGGAGCCATGAGCATCAGCCCAGGCAGAATGAGCCGGAGAAATCATGGAAATCTGATATTCCCGGTGAAAAGACAAGAGGAGACCTTCAGTCGCCTGAAATCCCTAAAGCCGATGCAGGCAAAGGGCAGCCATCAGCGCAGAAGAGCCAGGGAAAGGCTGATAAGCCCACCTCCGGCCATTTTGAAGGCTCCAGGGTTTCACCGGCACCTGTGGAAACAGAGAGCAGCCGGCCCCATGCAGCAATGGATGAGAAGGCTCCCAAAGCCGCCTCTTCGGGAAGCACTTCCCAGGAAAAACCCCAATCCTTCACGCAGGGTAGAGAATCTCAGCAGAGGGTTTTCCATGAGAGCCATGAAGCGCCGATTCAGAGAGAGCAGCTCCCAAGGGAAGCCAGAACTGCTATGAGAGAGACTGCCCAACCGGCAAGCGGACAGGCACCGAGACTTGATGCTCCTTTTGCTGCGGAAAGGCCGGGGACCTCAAAGCCTGGAGCTTCAGAGCAGGGCTCTTCAAGCCATGGATCTTCTTATCAGGGCGGGAGCAGCAGCAGCGAGCATGAGGCGCAGAGCGCGCCGGCCCCTGCCCAGGGCGGCCTTATGGCTCCCCTGCCGGGCAGTGTACAGCAGGAAACCCTGAAAAACGCTCCCGCACAGGAAAGCAGACCCCAGCCCAGGTTCGGCCAGCAGGAGCCGCAGAGCGGTGGCAGCCAGGCCGCACCCTTTGACGGCGATGAGGATCAGAGCTTCACCAGGAGCGCCGCCGGCACCCTCCGTGAAGAGAAGGCACCCCAGGAGAAAGGCGTCATCATAGGGACCAAGACTGGCGATAAGCCTGAAGAGGTAAACAAAGACTCTTCCGCATCCGATGACCAGGATCAGTCCCAGGAGCAGCGGTCGGGCGGCAAGCGCCAGGAAAGGGAACAGCAGGAGAAAAACCAGCGGAAAGGCCGCCAGGACGATGAGAGCGCAGAAGAGGATGCCGGGCTTCAGGAGAATACGGAAGAAGAGGTGAGCAGCACATGGATTGCCACCATAGACCGCCAGCCTGTTCCTCCTGTACCGCCGCCGGTGACTCAGGAAAGAGCGCAAACCATTGCAGCAGCCGCCGCAATGGGCACAGAGCTGGTGAGCCGCGACGGCATCCTGGAAGACAGGGAGAAGAAGCAGAAGGAAACACAGGTAATCCCCCAGCGCCTCAACGTCGCAGGCATTATGAAAGACACCCTCTCCAGTATCGCGGGATTCATGGCCACAGGCTCAATAATGCCTACCGGCTGGTTCGGCCACATGGAAGGCCATACGTCTCAAGGGGCTGAAGGGCATGGGTCCCATGGACAGGATGCGGTCCCCGCGGCCCACTCTCCTGGTCATAAATCCTTCACAGGAATGGTGTCGTCCTTTGCCGACTGGCTTACAAGCCAGGCTGCCGCCGGTGTTCAAGGTGTATCTGAAAAGTACACTGAAAGCATTCTCAAGGCCTTTGAGCCCCTGAACAAAATTCCTGAAATCAAGGAGCTGCTCGATGAGATAAATGACAGGAAGTCAATCGACACTGCGACCGCCGCGAAGCTGCTGAACAAATTCGTTGAGCTTTCCCGCACCGAAGAGGGCAGGGAGCTCCTGCACGGCTTTATGAAGCAAATTGGATCAGACCCGGCCCTGGCGACTGCTCTCCTGATGACCATGGCGGCGGCGGCCCAAACGCCCGAAGGGAAAGAGCTCCTCAAGGCGATGCAGTCCCGCATAGGGAAAAGTCACCACTTGTCACGGGCTCTTCTGAAAATCGCCGCCACCGCGATGAAGACACCTGAAGGGAGGGCAATTGTCGAGGCTTACCTGATGTCCATCCTCAAGGATGAAAAGCTTGTCGCCCGACACCTTGAGATACTCGGAAAGGCCGGGAACAGCCGTGAGTTCCAGGAATACATGCGCTCTATTACTCACCACCACAATCTCTCAAATCTGGAGATGCATACCCGCATACATGGCCTCAATACCCCCGATGGCCGCGATGCCCTCAGGGAATTCTACAAGAACATATCGCAGGATCCAGATTCTGCCGCTTCAGAGATGTGGCTCCGCGCCACCGTCGCCCAGACACAGGAAGGCCTCTCGTTGCTCACTGAATACAACTTCGGCGTCAGCTCATACCCGGATATTGCAGCGCACGATATCAGCATGCGCACTGTGGCGATGACGACGACCGAGGGGATTGCGGCCGTCACACTTTACAACACCTTTATGGCGTCGTCTCCTCAGGCCGCTTCTTCAGAGCTCTCTCTCCGCGAGGCGGCCTCAGTAACTCCCCAGGGAATGGAAGCGCTCATGCGCTACGAAAGCCTGCTAGGCAGCAACAGCGAGCTTGCCGCATCTGAGGAAATGCTTCTTAACGCCTCGGTGCAGTGCGGGGAGACACAGGCAGACATGGCGGCGGAAGATCTTGCCGCCCTGCTGGAAAAGCTGCAGGAGAAAACCCTCACCAGGGAAGAACTGGAAAAGCTCGCCGAGCTCCTGATGAGGGAGCTTCCCAGGGATCAGCAGGAGCTTCTGCTGAAGCTCCTGGCAGCACCATTCGGAGAAAAACAGGCGAAGCTCCTTGCAGGGCTCCTCGGCGGGAAACTCAATGCCATTCAGAGGCAGAGCCTGGCGGGCCTCATTTCAGGGGAGCTCGACGGCCCTGAGAGGAAGCTCCTTGCCCTCCTTCTCGCCAGCTTCTCCACGGAAAGCCATGGTGACCTTCTCCAGAAGATCCTGAAAGGCGGGCTCTCACAGGATCAGCGCAAATTCCTCACGGCGCTGCTGGAGAGCAATCTGCCCAAGGCCCAGCTCGACATGCTTCTTGGCCTTCTCTCTTCCAATATCCCTCATGATCAGAAAATGTTCATTATCAGTCTTCTCTCTAAACCCTTGAATAATGAGCAGAGAGTGCTGCTTCTCTCCGTCCTTAAGGCCAACCTTCCCTTCGAGGCAAGGCAGGCCCTTATCTTCCTTCTCATGAGGAATACCTCTCCTGAAGAGCAGAAAATCATCATGAGGCTTCTTACTGAAACTCTCGGCACCGGCGAAAAGCAGGCACTTCTTACCCTGCTCACGAGGGACATGACGGCCAGACAGAGGAACCTCATAAAGGCCCTTTTCTCAGGGAGCCTCACGCACAGCCAGAAAGAGACCATCATAGCCCTTCTTGCCAGGAGCTCCCATTCAGCGGAGCGGCCGGCCTTCCTGAAGCTTCTCGCCATAAACGCCACAGACCAGGAGAAGTTGCTCATCAAGGACCTGCTTGCCACGGCACCGGCTCCTGGCAAGGCAGATCCGGCAGCGCAGCTCCTCGCAACGAAACTGAGAGGCGAACAGAAAGCCCTCCTTGGCTCTCTTGCCACTCTCAGGGAAAAAGATCTCCCCGCGGTGAAAAGAGCACTCACCATTGACCCCGCAAGCGGGAAGGCCGCCTTCATTGCTGCGCTCCACGGCTCAAAATTAGGCGATACCGATAAGAAGCACATGATTCAGCTCATCGCTGCGCCTCTTCAGGGCGCCGAAAAGGAGCTTTTCAGCGCCGCCCTCGCTTCTCCCCTTGGATTCCAGCAGTGCTCTTCAGCTCTCCTGAAGGCCAATATCACAGGAGAACAGAAAGAGCAGCTCATCTCCACAATCAGGAAATCGGCCATGAAGACGGGAGCGGAGCCCGGGCTCATTGAAGCCCGAGAGATAAAGGCTCCTGAAACCACGGCACCGGCATTTGGGAAAAGTGCCGGGGTACCTGCAGCGGGCCGCACCGTTGAGGCCGGAAGCAAGGCAGCTCAGACAGCAAAAATCGCTGAGGCTGATCACTACAGGGAGATAAGGCGGACCATGATGCCAAGGGAAGGATCAGCCGGTGTCCTGTCCGGCGGGAAAGATATTTCGCACGGAAGCCCCGCCAGGGAACAGGCTCGATCCGAAAGGAGGATTTCCGAGGCTGAGCATGACGAGGCAAAACAGAACGTGGAAGTGTACCAGAGGGATCCCCGCGAAATGGGACAGACACAGGGAGGGGCGCTGCGTACCGAGAGAGACCTTTCTGCTGAGAGGAGAGCCGCAGGGGCAAGGGAGGGCAATGAAAGCTACTCGCAAAGCGAGCGGAGCGTCTATGGCAGAACCTATCTTGATGACTCTGACCTTCTGAAGTCCTTCAAGCTGTCTTCAAGAGCCTACCATTTCGTCAATTACATCTTTGAGGACATTCTCAAGAGGAAACTGGGCGCGAGCGAGTTCAACAGCGATTACTTCATGCAGTACCTCTGCCTCCTTATGAGAACAAGCGGTGAATTCACCTTCGCCCATTCCCTCAGGACACAGACCATTGCCCTCAATATCGCAAAATATGCCAATATCACCGATAAGAAGACCCTTGAGCAGATCCGCCTTGGATCAGTCCTCTGCAACATAGGTGAGCTTGATCTCCACTTCCAGGACGCCCCTGAAGAGAAGATGGGCCAGATAAAGCAGTTCCTCTCTGACCAGGACTTCCTGCTGGCAGGCGTGCTCCATGACATCGGGAAAATCAAGATTCCCGACGAGATCCTCTATAAGCCGGGGGCTCTCACCGACGAGGAGTTCAAGACCATGAAGATGCATCCCATTTACTCCGAGATGCTTCTCTATCCCGTCTATCCTCTCAGGCATCTCTGCCCCGTCGTGAGGGGCCACCATGAGAAATGGGACGGTAAGGGCTATCCCGACGGCATCTCAGGAGAGCGGATACCCCTGGCGGCTAGAATTATCGCCATAGCCGATGTCTTTGACGCCCTTATCTCCGACAGGCCATACAAAAAAGGCATGCCATGGGAGAAGGCAAAGAAGATAATGAGCGAAGGAAGGGGCACGCACTTCGATCCCCTCCTGCTGGACGGCTTTATGGAATACATCACGCCCTTCTACGAGAAAGTATAA